The following nucleotide sequence is from Cydia splendana chromosome 11, ilCydSple1.2, whole genome shotgun sequence.
TGTACCAGGAAGCCGCCAGCTATTCGGTCACCAATTACTGCAAACAACTTGTGCGCgatgggaccccatggacctagagtttcagtTTTCAAACCTTCTTATGTTGACATACATTTCTCTAGCTAACTagcttaaaaaattataatgatacttagggtcggttgcaccataCTGTttgtatcgttaaagagttctttaaatttttatctatggaaagtttcatagtaaagcgccggggcgcgccggctctgacgttgatcagtctgtcaaatgtggttggtgcaactggcccttaatcaTCATGGAACAACAAGCACAACGTACTTAAGTATGGCGCGGTAATTTTTACAAGGAGGATGTTGTAAAGGACAacaaatttatattatattttatatttatgaatAGGCATACTACGTTATTGAAACACGTTATCTTCACAAGCTTTTAACTTTTAGATTGCTGATGTAAACTGCAGGTTGCTGCATGTAAATGCTCAATACCCGGGAAAGGTTCATGACCAGTTCAGTTCACGGAGTGGTTAAAGATGAGATGCGACGGCTATACGACCTGAGAATCGGGTCGTATTACCTGCTGGGTAAGTATATAAATTGTATagaaatatatgtatgtatgttcgcctgcgaagctgatggtcctgggttcgaatcctggtaagggcatttatttgtatgatgacacagatatttgttcccgagtcatgtatgttttctatgcatttaattatttatacattataCATATCGTCGTCTGATTAGTGAataggtacccacaacacaagccttcttgagctaaACGCGCGTGAGGCttatcaatttgtgtaagaatgtccttaaTAGTTAATAATATAGTTATTCACAAAAAATCTTTAAATTGATTACATGATTTCAGGAGATTCAGGTTACGGACTGGAGCCATGGCTTATGACTCCAGTCCTTAATGCTGCACCGGAGTCTGCGGAGGAGCGGTACACAGCATGGCATTGCCGGGTCCGCAACACCATCGAGCGGACCAACGGGTACCTGAAAGGGTCACTGCGTTGCTTGGGTTGCGACCGCTCCCTCCACTACAGCCCAGAAAAGGCGTGCCGGCTAATATATGCCTGTTGTACCATCTACAACATCATGAAACATTTCAGGTAATACATTACGTCTATCGTAGACTACAATGATAGTTAcctattaaaataacatttggcGGGTCATTTTCGATCTGAACAGGGTGCATGGGTACATGCCCCACGGTCTTCTCAACTATGTTGATTGCTCCATAATGATTCTCGTCTAGGAATCGCAGTGGCCCTACAGTTAAGAAGTAAAGAGTCCAAAGCGCAGCGGCCTCTATgggcttaattttttttttgcaactgTTGCATATATATCGTagcacttgtattttattttgcactttttaaagttgcaaaatgtcaaattttatattaaaggaaaaaatggaaaaattacgcttccggcaggacttgaacacgcaacctccgcaatccgtgcgttagctctgccaattgagctacggaagcctaccagaatcttgcgaatctttccattccttcccttatgtatacacgcctttggggtggcgtatagcgacatctaccgacagacaattacatcttttaacggcaccggagtctcaagttgcattgagaattcaccagtaacaatgtgctaacccgTACCAAGCCGTACTAAATCAATTAATaatgaattaaattaaattaatttataatgtGTAAGCCAGTCTATTTTTGAAAGTGTTCACCGACGGTGCACTAACAACAGTTCCACACATTTACCACACGATGCCAAagatgtgtatttttttttactcgcTATACACTATGttatgtaagtaattttattGTTCCTAGGGTGGAAATGCGCGAAATTAACGAGGAAGAACCTGACGACAACCACAGGCCGGAGCCTGTACCACAGGCGGCACTATACCAGGCCGCCTTGTACAAAAGGCAGGGTATAATTCGtcaatattttaattaacaaaatttttttaaattttttgaattatatttttatctttacatacctatatggtttttcatttcatttttttctaaactattGTAGGTACTATTTAATTCTATGCATTGTCTTGTATCATTAATATTCTCACTCTAAAATAAGCAACTACACCGTAAATCACCTAATACCTATACAGGATGAATGGAACGACATGAGTAaaagcagtggtgggcaaaaACTTTCCTCGTGAGGGGCCAAAACTTGAAGGAATTTCAGACGAGGGCCAGGATGATagcaaaattacatttttattacatattcgAAAGACCAGCGGCGGGCGGGATCTGGCCCGCGGGCCATACTTCCCACCACTGAGTTAAAGTATCGCATCATATAAAATAAAGCAGAGTCCAGAGTgcttagccaagatgccaatcactTAGGCTCCGTAACGAACGAAACGCTAatgtctctgtcgcactaatatggaagagtgatagagactaCCGTATCGTTCACCACGGAGCAAACGATTGGCAACTTCGCTACGcaaccagccggcctagccaaggtgacaatcgctatcgcttcgacgacgaaacgctttgtgtctctctatcactatttcatattagtgcgacagtgacagttgcttTTTTAACGCTACGAAGAGTattaagcgattggcatgttggctacgcggccagttaTCGCGAACGTTCGACCACGACAAGTTGCTATTTGGTTTTGGTCACGAATCTGATAGAGTGAGGCATCCGTACGCGGCAAACTTCGTCTCTAATTTCATACGGATATAAATTTCATTTACAAATGTCTCGTCTTGTTGTTATACATATTTTGTTCATATTGTTATCTTTATTCATTTAGACCCTTTACCCataaggccgtatagaagagcaagttgctggtgaataatcctggctacgagattatgtctgtgcaagtactcaccgttagcaagatgagaacaaccggaaataatTGAAGGggtgtttacaaaaacaacataactgcttaaAGCGGTTGAgacttttttaagaacattgttaatcgtttcaggtgtcaaccagtgtagtcagttatgtcatttttgtaaacatcccttcaattgctcatataattcaaattattaatttaattttaaacaccgacttatcatttaaataaaactttgtGGAAATGTATTGTactaaatttattataaatattataatactaaataaaaaaaggcttattattaaccgggcaactaaaatattaaacaggaactttcattgggcatataataatataatttgtctgagcattaatattttagcgccaaaaaaaaaattatacaatcaaatataagcatcatataaatcatattattaaaaaaactggcagcaaaatcaagccacacaaaaaaattatagggaacttaaagtgatagaTTGGCGACTAAAATGATAAATTGGCACCTAATATTGTAaggcgatcataaaatttagttgtcatctagttgttcacacctaagtaatcacctatagtcataactgagcatgtcgtttcagctaggtagtattttaacaaGAAAGCAgtcaaatttaatgaatattggtcactttttacacaaaacacctcaaatttaccaatacgtaatggtcaagatacttatagtcgaaatttctaatcatgaaacgcctaatggccattataccattagatctttaaatttttaattactaatttctatagttaccactgtgttctgctagagtcaacagataggtgcgacgacgagcaaagcgaagaggagcgtgttaggttgaccgtgtaatgaccaaacaaaatattttaaaagaacttcatttttgaattataGATAGccgtttctttttaaaatgtgcttcataaatggtgtccaatataataattcagttgccaaataaatacttggtacctgcctaaaaattatcaaaagctgtaacggcattaaaatacaactcatattgatatattttaaggctccgttttagttgccaaaactattaattttagtacccatttctattttttttaactacccaaattcgattaattggcctgatgacagtaacaaagaatcatggaaataatagtttcatagaaacatatatgttaatatggttctaaaaaatggcccaatctcagtataaacattacgattattaatatattcaataaaataaaagtgcaaaattctccaatcagccattttgactgaaacgccaatcagaagcgacctaaggagtgacgtcatcaatccatgacgtatttcttagagcagcatagacaacctcattgaccgtaaTCCATCCATAcatcctcaccaaagagtttggaggatcaaaaaaaatgttatttcgccactaaacatttattacgtccagaaaatattattacacgatgattaaatatttatttgttattaaacaaataaaatgctaaataatatgatatttcaccaaaaaacttttttaattatttggctgaatggaactatcattgccatgttggctgtcatAACcagaaaaactgaaaaattaaaaataaaaccggcGCTCAGTGATTTTCACTACGAATTtgcatgtatctaaataatttatcttaaattgcaaccgtgtgagagtttttgtataaaatgagttattgtgattaatgtttgtaatgtatttatcatccctaatcataatatatggtgctgaatttacaatatcattcggattcaagggaaaattcgtaattgtaagtatgtaaacaatgtctatcaCCCTTCCACCAACTAactaatgacgtcacaaatggcttgcgaggcgttttcgcgcgaggtttaaactagctataaaaaaatgcaattatttattttaaatcttatgagtatagctgaaatattgtgtttttcggaaccagtacaagtgtaccgacaataataaaagggatttcaaaatttgtcatcaggccaattagTTGACTGgttaaatacgttttttttacgttaaatattatttattatttaaatacgtTAAAATTTAAGATGGTTTAAGGGGCCTATAAACCGACGTCtctcgcgccgcgccgcgccgcggaTCTCATTTGATATATcctgcaaaaataaaaatatttgagacttggtgacatttttttttgtaagtatataaatattttaagagGCCGGGTTAAGTGAAAATTTTAATCTGAAATTGTATAAGTGACTAGAAAACATGTGGCGCACTACCGCGCCATTTATTTCAGCTAATAAAATTGTAGGCACGATTTTTTGTTAGGATATCACATCATGATATAATGAATGAATAAGTATTTAATCCGATGTTAAGAAATCCTAATCATACCTAGTTTATatgaaaaacataatttttacctttatttctgtattTATGTACGGAATTTGATACTAACAACTCCCGAGCCAATGCCCGTCTCCTGCTCGACGCCGATGCCCGTTGCGCACTCAGCACCAATTGCCCCTAGAATTTTACAGGTGCTGGTGCTGAGTTCGGGGACGGCGTCTGTGTTTCCTGTTCTATTGAGCGTGAGGCGAATCCGCCCCCATCCGCACGGGCTTTTTTCTTTAAATCACGCCACGtctgaaaaatgtttttatgaaaattttatatttatataattcgTGAACATCTTTATTGCACTGAAGAAAATATTAGTTAGTAGATGGCTGACTGAGCATGAGTGAGTGTGCATAAATAAGGCTTTTTATATATTGATTGTGCGCGTTTGCTTATTGAAACAGGAAAAACCAACATGAATGTAGGTAGTCATTAGTTACCTACCTTATAAAACTTAAGGGCTTATTTAgatgatgcgagaactcgcatgcaagttttattacattgcggtttttgatcggtcggttgaattggacgtaaccaacagtccgcaatgtaactaaaatcgcatgcgagttatcgcgtcgtctaaatcagcccaaCTACTAGAATCTATTAGTATGGCAATACAATCAAATAGGTATACTTACGTGCTTCCATTGTTCTACGGACTTATCAGGCCCGTAGTTGGCCAACATCGCCTTTAGCTGGTCCCACTCGGCTGCAATCTTCTCGTATCCGAGTGGGCCGCGAAATTCCCCGGCAGCAAATAAAGGGTTCGTGGACATATAGTCCACGAGCTTTTCTATCTGCGCCGAGGAACTTCGTAGTCTAGAAAGTGTAACAAAAATAATGATAGGTAGtaatttttctatgtatttcaTAAATTGCTTAAAAGGGCAAATATTATTAaggtatttgttatttatttacaaacgaTTTGTCAATGTGGGCAAAGGCAAAATAATGTCATATCAAACTAAGTAGTAAAGTACCTTTAAAGATGGTTATTCAAgcaataatatatatgtacttacatttgtcGTTTCACCTTCGGCGGCATTATTTGGGTTTTTTTTCAAACGTCATTTATTTTACCCAATTTGACGTGTATAAACTAACACCATAAAGAATAATTGtttgttttacatttttaagaaCGAATGATTTAGCGCATccctgtttccgattcagtgCTGCCACTTGCAAATATCAATTTGTTTAGACTTTGATTTCGCCGGGGAACACTGACGAGTCGCGCCGCGACTTTGAGTTCTCTAcgcggctgttgcagtcgcgggcaaagagaatataatcactacgttttaagagacgggagtTCCATATATTTGTGCGAAAAAATGAAAAGTACGAGAGTATAGTCCTAATACTACCAATATAAGGAAATTGAGTGTTACCATCACTAAACGTCACTGACACATGACAGGTGTCAACGACAGTGATGTGAAAATTCGATAATAGTGATGCCAGTAATTTAAAATGCTTGTTATCGATATCGATGAAATTATTGCACGGACGCGTAGCCTTGGTTGGTTCAGGATTTCAGGTTTTAGGAGTTTGATAAAAAAGCGAGAGCTGAGAAATACCTTAAAAATCTGACTTCGTTTACATTATACATTACATTACTTTATACCGTACtcgataaataaaatatatacaactCAGTAAAACAGACACGATTACATGTACCTTGAGCTCTCGCTTATTTATCCACATTTATGAAATAATAGAACACTTTTTCTCTAATACTTTCATCTTTAATCGTTTACAATGacaattttttccaaaaataatagttatagatgtaaaaaaaaacattcaatttgatAATTACCCGGATACAAATAAAAAGGGGTTACTATAACAATTTAAACTAATGCAAAACTCTGTTCAGTTTCCTGATGCTCTAAAGGACGTTTATTTACGTTTACAATAATTACAAACTTCATCCACGGACCTTTTAACTTTCAGGTTTCTTAagaaatatcattaatttttgGCACACGACTTTTTTTAGTCAGAGTCTCACCAATGTTCTCAGATATTTGCTTGACTCCACTACATGAGCCCTGTTTTTGGTGCCTagttaattgtattttataatggAACATTTTGCCTTCGTATGTGAGGTAATATGAATTCCCAATTAACAGGAACAAATCTTACTTCATAATTATCGCCACCTCATCTTTCTTGAATACTTAGGATTACTCAGTTACTTTACTTGGTGTGTCTgctctactactactacttgctACTGCTCACCATCTGGCGggtcgtatgcttgtttgccaccgacttCGTAAAAGtacactatttatttattatgcaaTTTTTTCATATACCcattatgaatatgaataaaattttaatTCTGATTTTAATGTTTGTGTTGTTAGTTCTAGATACTTTTCTCTTgttccatttatttatttttcttgttaggcTAGGTcatttataacatgaatataaaagtaaaatataaaaacacaaaaaaaaaacaaaaaataagtataaacacattataaaaaacctaacctagggtgccgccagcagcggggcaaggcccaagctgccggtggtcagggccgcagagagaggaaccggcggactatccgcgccgtgtccaagatcaccgccttctgcatctgacccttgatccaaccacctagcgagagtctctcaagatgttggtcgagactcttcgctattacaccgttcactgaaacgactatcgggacaatgatcgtcgaatcaacatcccacatagcggttatctcgtgagccaagtctaggtacttactggacttgtccttctcggctttcacgagattctcatcatgtttattattataCTAGCTGGTCTTCGCGTGGAATATGATCCGTGCCGTTTTCTCAGTTACCTACTTATCTAAACTCTAAAAACTAACCCCAGCAACACTACGCACTCGGAAACTGCTTATGTTAAATCTTTCAGCAACTTCTTACTGCCATAGTCTTGTTTGCAGCAGTGCCACCTCTAGAGCTGCTCCTTGGGTTTTTTCTTGCTGTAACGGTTCATTAGTAACCTCAGTGACCTCTGGAGAGCGAATAAACCATAACTAACATTTACCCTCCATTTTATACCCGTCCCGCATTGCACAACAACGGACCGATTAAAATTGGATCTCGGcccttttttaaacaaaacggTTATGTTCGGCGATGGTTGCTTTTACGGACAATGACGATTTATCATCTTAAAGTTCATTAATTGCGCTTTTAAGTGATACCAATATTGATAGGGTACAATGCATTAGATAAGAGCTATATTTGCTTGAAACGAATTTTTGGCGAGGTGCGATTTTTTTGACGCCGAGTGTATAATtcaaaataaaccccttataaaccgcaaacaatttgaatgaatgacataaattaacacctgacttttagcttgtttttaaatttttggttAGCCAGACTTTACTTCGATATACCCTGTTGTTGACCTTTTTTTACAGTGTCTGCTAAAGGGTCTTCTAATTCCGCGAACATTCTATTTTTAATACGGCATTCGTTTCTGATTAATAAGAGGCTTAGTCGCCTCAGCAGTCGGTCAGTCATTGTTGCTTGATGGTCTCCACACATCCACGATAAATTAGTACCGCAAATCATGACAGTAATTGCATATTTGCATATGTCTCTAACATGCAATCGTGTCGCCACTTCCGACTCAAATATTTTTGTTGCATTATCAATTGCCTCGCAAAGTTGTAAAGTGGGGTATGTTAgagaagtttcatcgttccacCACTCTCTAAACGCTATATAATTGTATATAGAATTTGGTTTTGGAAAAGACACTTTCATCGACTTTATACATTTTTGACAGGTAACATCTTTCAAGAGGACCTTGGCCAGATAACCACTCACATAAACAGTCGGCTGCTTATCGAATCCCTTGAACATTTCCTCCATTTCTTCCATTTCGTGCTCAAAATTTTGTTCCTCAGGAATGTGCAAGACATATGGAATGCTTTCATTCAAATTTTGAAGGTGGTGATCAGATAATAAGTCTACCGATGTAGACTTACATTCTTCTTTTTGGTCatgtttttttgcaaaaacaaTATCGTGAAAATCGAATAAAATCTCGTTCTCGTCTTTTTCACAGTTCGATCCTCTACTAGTAGGTGTACTAAGGCGGGTGAGTATTGCAGATTTTAATGCCGCAGTAAAATGGTGACACGTCGGGTTATTGTTGGTCGGGCTGTGTTGTCGTATAATGCCGAATAAATTTTCCAATGAGTCTTGATTGCATTGCCgcaaattcaaatatttaaaatttttggaCTCTACATATTTCCATATGTCTTGCAAGGAGGATATAGTTGTGATGTATCCATTTACACATCGGACATTCCTTAGCCTAAGTTGGCTGTTGGATTTGAGGAAATGGAgagtctttaatttttttttatattttatccaaCATTCATGATGGTAACT
It contains:
- the LOC134795013 gene encoding uncharacterized protein LOC134795013, producing the protein MLQGFHKKIKQPIAHYFVKGTISTQTLVSIIKTAIRAVHEAGYKVIATVCDQGPTNVGAMNLLKNLSGEPAESNYFMLDDEKVFIVYDVPHLFKSLRNNFLEGGLLKMDNKTAKWTHLVELQEKNQSTLHFTKITKAHVSPKYRTKMKVKLAAQILSNTTAAILKLLAESAENKEKNKEILETAHIVEDLDRLFDCTNGPSSHKDIKKGIRQNVTKNSYHHECWIKYKKKLKTLHFLKSNSQLRLRNVRCVNGYITTISSLQDIWKYVESKNFKYLNLRQCNQDSLENLFGIIRQHSPTNNNPTCHHFTAALKSAILTRLSTPTSRGSNCEKDENEILFDFHDIVFAKKHDQKEECKSTSVDLLSDHHLQNLNESIPYVLHIPEEQNFEHEMEEMEEMFKGFDKQPTVYVSGYLAKVLLKDVTCQKCIKSMKVSFPKPNSIYNYIAFREWWNDETSLTYPTLQLCEAIDNATKIFESEVATRLHVRDICKYAITVMICGTNLSWMCGDHQATMTDRLLRRLSLLLIRNECRIKNRMFAELEDPLADTVKKGQQQGISK
- the LOC134794740 gene encoding putative nuclease HARBI1, with product MISGDSGYGLEPWLMTPVLNAAPESAEERYTAWHCRVRNTIERTNGYLKGSLRCLGCDRSLHYSPEKACRLIYACCTIYNIMKHFRVEMREINEEEPDDNHRPEPVPQAALYQAALYKRQGIIRQYFN